One Rhododendron vialii isolate Sample 1 chromosome 2a, ASM3025357v1 genomic region harbors:
- the LOC131317564 gene encoding F-box/kelch-repeat protein At3g06240-like: MKKKTITISDDSVTMDSSLWSRLPPDMLTHLLSPTHQVSLPIQVRVSLLELPNLFPHFAKTYLHLTNTTNKPQKTLLSSTSQALYSVNLAAANPTAEDLDFPSIKWSKVWDLAMVWFDGFHIFRCGLGYDSSTDDYKVVMLHCHIEYGGGAYITHVAVYSLKNDAWRGTQDSHYVLLEFQLGVYINERLPSPYEVFKEVWLPTSFNDYRFEYHLIAVLWGCLSLVVWPFSHEEIEVRMMKKYGVKESWTKFPIANHGMPIENVWYWPAKDKFMLIIDGMIENDNVEMMLDESDGDKLVSYNVEKETLRDMVVCGISTKYGVGDDYIETLVSLNGGRIRRQCEASSGES; this comes from the exons ATGAAGAAGAAGACCATTACTATCTCCGATGACAGTGTGACCATGGATTCCTCCCTCTGGAGCCGCCTTCCACCGGACATGCTCACCCACTTACTCTCTCCTACCCACCAAGTCTCTCTGCCGATTCAGGTCCGTGTCTCCCTCCTGGAACTCCCTAATCTCTTCCCCCATTTCGCCAAAACCTACCTTCACCTAACCAACACTACCAACAAACCCCAAAAAACCCTTCTCAGTTCCACCTCTCAGGCTCTCTACTCCGTCAATCTCGCCGCCGCGAATCCCACCGCGGAGGACCTTGATTTTCCTTCCATCAAGTGGTCCAAGGTTTGGGATCTTGCAatggtttg GTTTGACGGGTTCCACATTTTCCGATGTGGGTTAGGTTATGACTCGTCTACGGATGACTACAAGGTTGTGATGCTCCATTGCCATATAGAATATGGTGGTGGTGCTTATATTACGCATGTGGCTGTCTATTCGCTGAAGAATGATGCTTGGAGGGGTACTCAAGATTCACATTATGTCCTTTTGGAATTTCAGCTAGGGGTTTACATTAACGAGCGTCTCCCGTCTCCAT ATGAAGTTTTCAAGGAAGTGTGGCTGCCTACTTCGTTCAATGACTACAGGTTTGAGTATCATCTCATAGCGGTTCTTTGGGGTTGTCTTAGTTTGGTTGTTTGGCCGTTTAGTCATGAAGAGATTGAAGTTCGGATGATGAAGAAGTACGGGGTAAAAGAGTCGTGGACCAAATTTCCGATTGCTAATCATGGGATGCCCATAGAAAATGTATGGTATTGGCCAGCAAAAGACAAATTTATGTTGATAATAGATGGAATGATTGAAAATGATAATGTAGAAATGATGCTAGATGAATCTGACGGAGATAAACTAGTTTCTTACAAtgttgaaaaagaaacactGAGGGACATGGTGGTTTGTGGCATTTCAACTAAATATGGAGTTGGGGACGACTACATCGAGACCCTCGTCTCTCTAAATGGAGGACGGATTAGGAGACAATGTGAAGCTTCATCAGGTGAAAGTTAA
- the LOC131317877 gene encoding probable steroid-binding protein 3, which yields MELTLQQLKQYDGTNPSKPIYLAMKGRIFDVTTGKSFYGPGGDYAMFAGKDASRALAKMSKDEDDVVGSLHGLSDKEMGVLNDWEKKFEAKYPIVGRVAS from the coding sequence ATGGAGCTGACACTACAGCAACTGAAGCAGTACGACGGCACAAACCCGTCCAAACCCATCTACCTCGCCATGAAGGGCCGGATCTTCGACGTCACCACCGGAAAATCCTTCTACGGCCCCGGCGGCGACTACGCGATGTTCGCCGGAAAGGACGCGAGCAGAGCCCTGGCCAAGATGAGCAAGGACGAGGACGACGTCGTCGGGTCCCTCCACGGCCTGTCCGACAAGGAGATGGGCGTGCTCAACGATTGGGAGAAGAAGTTCGAGGCTAAGTACCCCATTGTCGGCCGTGTCGCGTCTTAA